ATCGACGAGCACCACATCACCTTCCTCTCGTCGGTGCCCGCGGTGTGGCGGCTCGCGCTCAAGGTGGCGAAGCCGCCGCGTCGGGCGCCGCTCGAACGGGTGCATTGTGGCTCCGCGCCCCTGCCCGCCACCCTGTGGGACGGCATTCGCGGGTGGAGCGGCACCAAGGAGGTGTTCAACACGTACGGCCTCACGGAGACCGGCAGCTGGGTCGCCGGCACCTCGGGCGGCCCGTTCACGCCCGCCGACGGGCTGATCGGCGCGCCGTGGGGCGCGACGATCCGTGTGCGACGGGCCGCGGACGCCGACGGGCTGGCCGCGCTCGGCGGCGCCGAGTGCGCGCCCGGCGAGACCGGCCACGTATGGCTCGAGACGCCCGCCCTCATGCGCGGATACCTCGGACGCGACGACCTGACTCGCCGGGTGCTCGTCGACGGACACTTCGCCACCGGCGATCTGGGGACGCTGGACGAGCGCGGCTGGCTGCATCTGCGCGGCCGCGAGCGCGACGAGATCAACAAGGGGGGCATGAAGATCGCGCCCGCGGAGGTCGACGCGGCCGCGGAAGGCTGCCCGGGCGTGGCCGAGGTGTGCGCGTTCGCGGTGGACGATCCCCTCTACGGGCAGAACGTGGGCCTGGCGGTGACGATGGGGCAGGAGGGCGACGAGGCGGTGGGCGATCTCTACCGCTGGATGCGCGAGCGGCTCGCCGAAACGAAGCTGCCCGCGCGCTGGTGGCGGGTGGACGCGATGCCGCGCTCCGACCGCGGAAAGGTGAGCCGGGACGCGGTGCGCGAGGCCTGCGCGGCCCGCCCCCCGCTCGATCTCACGCGGATCCTCCAGGGACGCTGAGGTGCGCGAGGCCCACCGCGCGCGCGTGCTCGACTTCCTCCGCACCATCCAGAAGCCCGACCGCCCTCTCGAGGCGGTGGCCGAAAGCGACAGCCTGGTCGAGGCCGGTCTGATCGATTCGCTGGCCCTGCTCGAGATCGTGGCCTTTCTCGAGGAGCAGTACCGGATCGATTTCGCGGAGACGGGCCTCGAGCCCGATCAGCTCACCTCGGTCAGCGGCATCCTCGATCTGATCGAGCGCGAGGCGCGGGCCTGACGTGGCCGTCGCTCTCCTGGTGCGGCGGTTCGGGCAGCTGCACGAGGATCCCGCGCTCATCGCCCGCTGGCGATCGTGGCTCGGCCCGCTGCTCACCTGGCTCACGCCGCGGCGGCGCCGCTCGCTGCTGGCCCTGGGCGCGCTCTACATCGCGGTGCGCCAGCCCCTGCGCGAGATGTTTCCCGGGGTCGATCTGCGAGCGCCCGGAGGGCCCGTCGCGGGCGCGATCGTCGTGGTGGGCTGCTTCGCGGCCGTCGTCTCCGTGTACGTCGCGGCCGGTCGGTTCGCGTCGCTGCCCGCGGCGATCCGCAGCCGGCCGCAGGTCTGGCTCCACGCCGCGTTCTGGGCGCTCGTCGCGATCGCGTGGCTCGTCCCCGACGACCGGGGACCGGGCGCGGCGGCCCTCGCCGGCCTGGTGCTGGCCCTGCCGTTCCTGCTCTGGCGGATGGGCTACCTGCTCATGTCGGGGCAGCGCGGGCGCGTCGCCGGCTCGCGCTTCGGCGATCACCTGCTCTACCTCTATCCGGCCTACGGCGGCACCAATACGCCCTACGGCAAGGGCCTGGACCACCTCGCGCGCCACGAGGCCGCGAGCGAAGAGGCTCTCGCCCGCTCGCAGCTGGCCGGGATCAAGCTGCTGATCCTCGCCGCGATCTACAACGGCCTGCTCGCCCTCATGGCCGGGCTGGTCTACGGCGACCCGCGGGGCGCGTGGAGCGGGCACGGCCTCGGCCTGCCCCGGCTCGAGCAGATGCTGCCGGCGGCGGGCACGCCGTGGGCCACCGCGTGGGTGTCGCTCTACGTCGCGCTGGTGTGGGACGTCCTGAAGCTGGCCGCGCGCGGCCACGAGATCGTCGGCATCCTGCGGCTGTTCGGCTTCAACGTCTTCCGCAACACCTACAAGCCGCTGCTCGCTCCGTCCATCGTGGAGTTCTGGAACCGGTACTACTACTACTTCAAGGAGCTGCTGGTCGAGTTCTTCTTCTTCCCGACCTACGTGCGCCGCTTCCGCCGCTCTCCGCGCCTGCGCATCTTCGCGGCCACCCTGGCCGCGGCCGGGTTCGGCAATCTCTACTACCACCTGCTGCAGCACGACGCGTTCGTGCTGACGCTGCGGTGGGCCGCCATCGGCTCGTGGCTCCTGTCGCGCGGCTTCTACTGCCTGCTCCTGAGCGTCGGCATCTACCTCTCGATGCGGCGCGAGCAGACCCGGCGCGGGACGGCGGCGGCTCCGTCCGTCCCGGTGCTCACGCAGGTGCGGCGCGTGGTGGGGGTGTGG
This region of Candidatus Methylomirabilota bacterium genomic DNA includes:
- a CDS encoding class I adenylate-forming enzyme family protein encodes the protein MTRAVAARTARWTRRGLRPGDRVFLHSGNRLEFFAELLALWRLGACAVPLDPRLTRVELERLVEAASPRFSVVDDSVEVASALPASVAVVGADEADGTGDLPPDLAEPGADALILFTSGSSGRPKGVVHTHASLRARWAALRHHLGLAAYARTLCLLPTHFGHGLICNSLFPWLAGQDLFITPPFRPDLLARLGALIDEHHITFLSSVPAVWRLALKVAKPPRRAPLERVHCGSAPLPATLWDGIRGWSGTKEVFNTYGLTETGSWVAGTSGGPFTPADGLIGAPWGATIRVRRAADADGLAALGGAECAPGETGHVWLETPALMRGYLGRDDLTRRVLVDGHFATGDLGTLDERGWLHLRGRERDEINKGGMKIAPAEVDAAAEGCPGVAEVCAFAVDDPLYGQNVGLAVTMGQEGDEAVGDLYRWMRERLAETKLPARWWRVDAMPRSDRGKVSRDAVREACAARPPLDLTRILQGR
- a CDS encoding acyl carrier protein, producing MREAHRARVLDFLRTIQKPDRPLEAVAESDSLVEAGLIDSLALLEIVAFLEEQYRIDFAETGLEPDQLTSVSGILDLIEREARA